In Anopheles bellator chromosome 2, idAnoBellAS_SP24_06.2, whole genome shotgun sequence, the genomic stretch acatttaaaagcCCATTCTCAGTTAATGAAAATGCTCTCGGGcaaaaaaagtgaaatgaagAATGAAGTGATAACTGTTGATGAAAAGTACTGGTgagtattttatttaattgtttaaaaaactGTCTTTTCCTTCTAAAAACGCTGAAAAACATAGAGcaaataaaaccacaaaattatTAGGAATATATAAAGACACTTAGGTCAATACTtcgtttatttcatttgcgcTTTACTAATAACTTCCTTGCACCCACATTAGCACTTTCCATTTGCCATTTATCTAATAAAACTACagcttaaacatttattctCTGGGCTAACTGTAATGCTGCATTTACTAGTGAAAATCAAGAAAATCTTCGTTATAAAGGAACAGTATATACTTAATTACCAACAACACACTCTTTAGTGATAACAAATTATCAAACATGTTTCTGAAAaatctttaattaaattgtataAATTCGTATGTTGATGTACGCGAAACTAAGGTTTGGAGAAGTGAATAGAATGTCTAAATAATTAATGGTAGCAAGTAATTATCCCGACGACCTGTCGGATGTGGGAATTTAATtcacaacaataaaaaagaacgATGCCACAATATTTAtggagaaaaatggaaaacgcacTAAGGTAACAACATAAAGGGAATACTTTGCAAAACATATTAAATGGAATCATAGCACTTGTGGCCGTCAGTTATatcgaagcaaaaataaactgaTGGAATGTAATTAGATGAAAAGTTACGGTGCAGCGAGGCTCGGAACACGTCTGATACTGagtatgatgatgatggaacggCAAAACGAATTTATAACTCCCGAATCGATCAAATTATGATTTACTGTGACTAGATAACAACAAACCGTGGCAGCGAAGCAGCGGCAAGGTTAACAAAATATCGAATGTTATAATTTTGTTCGTGCTCATCCGTTATGGCGCAGCTAAGGAACGGACTCTTCAGCAACGACTGGTTTTTGGTAATCTCTGCAAAACTTCATAGCAATATCGCGCTCGAAACCAGAACTATTATCCTTTCGTATGTGATATTCATTGCACTTCCTGACTTAATGCAGCTTCTCGCGATGCATAGCAAACCAATATCAATAGCATGAACCGAATGCTGTTAGAAAACCAGCAGAACGATGAAGATTGCCTCCACCAGGAGTCCCTAGGAGTCCAGTAAATCTGCTAGCGGATCTATCGATGTGCGTTTGGTGACAGTGCGTGTGGTGGACGCCGTCGTGGCCGGTTTACCATCGAATTTGTTACTTTGAACCGTTCGATCGCTGGCTTTCGGGATGGAAGCGTCTGAAAAACACAGAGTTGTtggtagcagaaaaaaaaaattcgtcCCACTTTGAGTCGCCCTAGACTTACTAGGTTTGCTACTAAacagatcatcatcatcgtcagcgtcACTACCGTCATCGCCGAAAAGGCTTTTTGTCCCCTTCGAAGGTTTAAGCACATTCGATGTTACCGCCGATTTCAACTGGCCAACAATAGTCGAGCCtgattttgatgattttttcgTGCCAAACAGATCGTCTTCGTCAACGTCGCATCCTGCATCGTCGTCACTACCGAATATGCTGCGAGTGTTTTCGGTGCCAGTTACCGCCTGCGATAACCGGGCTTTCGATGCTACCGAGAGGGGTGCTTTCGATGGTAGTTTACTAAACAAATCATCCGCctcatcctcatcgtcctcgctGTCACCAAAGATCGATTTCGATACAACCGATACTTCCGTCTGTCGTGTTGTGGTACTCTTTGACACAGAAGTTTCATTTCCAACTGGTAGCACCGTTTTGGTGACTGTATTGCGTGCACTTGCTCTTAAACGGTCCATCGCTGGTTCCGCAGGTTTTATCGTCACGTCTGGAGATGGTTCCCGCTGTGCTTTGATATTCTCAAATTCGTTGCGTACTGTTTCAGCAGCAGGGAATGCTGCCTCGATATGTTCAATTTTTCCCTCGGAACCCACCACTATCCGCGCATCATCGGAATGTGTGTCTTTTGCTTCGTCTGAACTATTCCCCACTCGTAGATTCGACCTCGATGGCGGCTTCCTTTTTGCCGGTATACGGGCACGTCCCTTGTTAAGGTTAACTAAAAGCTTTTCTGGCGCACTATTACTGCTGGAGCCAGCCGCCGAACTTAGATCGGTCTGATTTTTCTCGTCCCGTTCTGGCAATGATGAGGAATCGGTCGCGTTCTCCTTCGACGTCACCGGTAGCCGACGAGCGCCAGGAAGAAGTGCCGCCACATTAATGGACAATTTACTGTTTAACTTGTTCACCTTTGGGCGTGCGGCCTTCTCTGGTTCGCGCACACTGGGAAACGGCGGCAATGACACGGAGAAATCGTTCGAAGTTAGTTTTCCCTCAAACAGCTGCCTTGCCGAGGCTCCCGTAGTTCGGTAGTTGTCCACGTCATCCGGTGGAGGTTCATTGTCAAACATGTAtcgctgctggctggcactAGATCCGTTCGGTGTATAATCCATCGACTGTGATTCACCGTATGTGGGCACATCCTCGACAGATAGTGACGATtcgttgccggtggcggaggtAAAATGTTTTTCGTTCTGTTCCAAGCCATCCATATCATCGGGTGGGGGTAAATCATCGAAAAGACCGATTGGGCTGAAGTTTAAGGCACGTTTTGGTTCAGACTTTGCTggtgcgctcggtggcggtgtcgtAGGCTCGTCGGATACGTTCGAAGCATCACGCGGTTCACTGACAGGAAGCTCATTGGTTCgcaaataataatcaatatcATTCGCAATCATTAACGGAGATGGATTTTCGTCTGCATCCAACGTCGACGGCTCTTGGGAGTGGCCTTGAGTAGGGAACTTCGCACCATCGGCAACAGGATCGACCAAAGAACTAGAGATAGGCGATACATTTTCATGTTCTGTTACCTGCTTATGATTCGATGGGCTTGCTTccaattgtttcgcttttgatTTCACGTGCCCCACTTCATCGTGGTTTCCTTTTGCCCTCTCCTCGATGTCACTGCGTTCCTCCTCAGAGGAAGCCTCAAACAAAGATGTTTTTAAAACGGTGGCTTTCGGTTCATTAGAATCGTGCAGTAAAACTATATCATTAACTACTGTGGAACTAACGGAAGTTTTACCATTTAGTGCATCAGTATTTTGTTCGGCATCATTTGGTTCGCTATTGGTCGATGTGAGCCCTTCAGCGGCGGAGTCTTCCGGAGTGTTCTTTTTTGGTTCTTCCGCACTGGTTAATCTCGGTGCATTTAGCAGATTCTCCTTCGACGATTGAGTTTCTTCTGAATTGATAATTCGTATTCGATTTTCGGCGCTCACACCCTGAGCCGTTGCCGTCGTATCACAATCTATTGCACTGTCGGCCACCGACTGGCTACTGGGTACAGTGGGGAGAATTGCGTTTTCTGATTCTGAACCAAACAGAGACTCATTTTGTTCATCGCTTTCCGAATCTGAGTGAAAGATCGCCTTTTTCATTATCATATTCCGTACGCTGGTGCCCGCAAGAGGATCGGCTCGTCGTTCCGAGAATGGATTTGTGCTATCATTGTTTGTAGCACCATCATTGCTTTGGATTATGTCGGCCTTTTCTGCTGTGTTTTCTGTGATAGCTGTAGTGCTTTCgatggttttgtttaaatCTGCCACTGCAGCTGATGAAGCTGTTTCGCTGTGTGGTTTTGGGCCGTTGGATACTTTCACCGAGGTAAGTTTCGCTGTAATTCCGGCAATACTAGTTCGCCCACTACCAAAAagtccaccatcatcatcgtccgatGGTGGTTGATCATCGAAAAGCGACGTTTGGAGGACACTTTTTTGCGATGCAGCTAGTGGTGCAATGGTTCCCAAATTACGGTCCATTTCTGCTCCGAacaaacgatcatcatcattcgacGATTTATCCTGAACAATAGATTCACGTTTTGGTACTGCTTCCAATCCTTGGATGGGTTCATTTGGCTTAGATGACGCCGAAGTGCCGTCGCTACCATTGCCACGCTTCAGTGCATCGAGCTTGTTT encodes the following:
- the LOC131207816 gene encoding WASH complex subunit 2, translating into MSLLCLKFASKCNAYVHKANTPDDLRQRIPNWSLESDGQLLQYMISIAKNLEEKCTKTRDSLNSLMVQVDQTEVKLAHTTNQLSAVEQVKFVENRVEEDDESFYGLRRRRQVDVNREKATHSDSERSLDDMIQLAVDRSIEGMYDCYEKVTLKLDSDSSDDDDQEPQRGQSVDPVIGGGKPSVMRAIPRYSFIERPLPHVIGSKEWHSKWHVGLIDSEDESNSDRKEEYSESSSDTDGMFPSQPNSKNHTPSESESSIWGTEARKRTHSMDPSNDEGSSVYSYGSSSKPQLFPVPQRAPVNVAPIATNRLKPPGLFPEEPPEEEPSENARKPVEKGLFDDSPAEEDDMLPTPVPKTSQAQVGANRDLFFRPPAQPTRKTVNLFDDEPPPVTNQEQPYIAEQKRSINLFVESEDESESVENMRNNNTSDRKLISDLPPEQVNDRHRITSKLGSSSVLSSQADPRAKLVDELNNNFQKQQQPVPIGRETVTVTPREQRSNLFDDEHPEDQFDKLFANSTAAVQPAPRKQPEQPTPASRSKDSTRKPVVNLFADDNDSDDDAIVVGSSEKQTPNIARSASLMSPNRLTLSTVTSDRVTIKKKSIFDESDSEGDDAMLFGQNSKPPSMNTNTKDSSKIPSSAVPVEVIKKPAKSIFSDSSEEEDDDDSLFGNSSNIVKNKLDALKRGNGSDGTSASSKPNEPIQGLEAVPKRESIVQDKSSNDDDRLFGAEMDRNLGTIAPLAASQKSVLQTSLFDDQPPSDDDDGGLFGSGRTSIAGITAKLTSVKVSNGPKPHSETASSAAVADLNKTIESTTAITENTAEKADIIQSNDGATNNDSTNPFSERRADPLAGTSVRNMIMKKAIFHSDSESDEQNESLFGSESENAILPTVPSSQSVADSAIDCDTTATAQGVSAENRIRIINSEETQSSKENLLNAPRLTSAEEPKKNTPEDSAAEGLTSTNSEPNDAEQNTDALNGKTSVSSTVVNDIVLLHDSNEPKATVLKTSLFEASSEEERSDIEERAKGNHDEVGHVKSKAKQLEASPSNHKQVTEHENVSPISSSLVDPVADGAKFPTQGHSQEPSTLDADENPSPLMIANDIDYYLRTNELPVSEPRDASNVSDEPTTPPPSAPAKSEPKRALNFSPIGLFDDLPPPDDMDGLEQNEKHFTSATGNESSLSVEDVPTYGESQSMDYTPNGSSASQQRYMFDNEPPPDDVDNYRTTGASARQLFEGKLTSNDFSVSLPPFPSVREPEKAARPKVNKLNSKLSINVAALLPGARRLPVTSKENATDSSSLPERDEKNQTDLSSAAGSSSNSAPEKLLVNLNKGRARIPAKRKPPSRSNLRVGNSSDEAKDTHSDDARIVVGSEGKIEHIEAAFPAAETVRNEFENIKAQREPSPDVTIKPAEPAMDRLRASARNTVTKTVLPVGNETSVSKSTTTRQTEVSVVSKSIFGDSEDDEDEADDLFSKLPSKAPLSVASKARLSQAVTGTENTRSIFGSDDDAGCDVDEDDLFGTKKSSKSGSTIVGQLKSAVTSNVLKPSKGTKSLFGDDGSDADDDDDLFSSKPNASIPKASDRTVQSNKFDGKPATTASTTRTVTKRTSIDPLADLLDS